From the Phoenix dactylifera cultivar Barhee BC4 chromosome 10, palm_55x_up_171113_PBpolish2nd_filt_p, whole genome shotgun sequence genome, one window contains:
- the LOC103695897 gene encoding SWI/SNF complex component SNF12 homolog, with protein MASNSNNQSRAIGGPSPLVNPGMGSPAANQSSLLRPPSLPQAPVGSPFQGLCQTPLQSQVRSPFQVQFGNAVLGAVGAPSPSFSTPGTSAAKRPPQKPPARPPAPAPGAATLSIKSAELTPAGRRKKRKLPEKQLPDRVAALLPESALYTQLLEFEARIDASLARKKIDFQEALKNPPSMQRTLRIYVFNTFTNQTRTIPEPKNSEPPSWSLKIIGRILEDAVDSDPASGLPKPNPMYPKFSSFFKRISIALDPTLYPESPTIIWENSRSPAPQEGFEVKRKGDKEFTASIRLEMNYNPEKFKLSPALMEVLGIEVDTRARIIAGIWQYVRAKKLQNPSDPSYFTCDLPLKKVFGEDKMKFAMVSQKIWQHLSAPRPINLEHRIRLSGNGAVSNACYDVLVDVPFPLHRETSAFLANTEKHKEIEACDEVICASIKKIHEHRRRRAFFLGFSQSPVEFINTLIASQSRDLKLVAGEASRNAEREHRSDFYNQPWVEDAVIRYLNHKPAAGNDAPGST; from the exons atggcgtcgaacaGCAACAACCAATCAAGGGCAATCGGTGGCCCTTCGCCTCTGGTGAACCCGGGAATGGGCTCGCCGGCGGCCAACCAGTCCTCCCTTCTCCGCCCACCTTCGCTGCCTCAGGCGCCAGTTGGTTCCCCTTTTCAAGGCCTCTGCCAGACCCCGCTCCAGTCCCAGGTCCGCTCCCCGTTCCAGGTCCAGTTCGGAAACGCCGTGCTCGGCGCCGTCGGAGCCCCCTCCCCTTCCTTCTCCACCCCAGGCACGTCGGCCGCGAAAAGACCCCCTCAGAAGCCGCCTGCTCGCCCACCGGCGCCCGCCCCTGGTGCTGCTACTCTTAGCATCAAGTCTGCCGAGCTGACCCCGGCTGGCCGGAGGAAGAAGCGGAAGCTACCGGAGAAGCAGCTGCCTGACCGGGTCGCTGCTCTCTTGCCTGAATCCGCCCTCTACACCCAGTTGCTTGAATTCGAGGCCCGGATTGATGCTTCACTTGCAAGGAAGAAGATTGACTTCCAGGAAGCCTTAAAAAACCCTCCTTCCATGCAGAGGACCCTCAGGATTTACGTCTTCAATACTTTCACCAACCAGACCCGCACAATTCCTGAACCAAAGAATTCTGAGCCCCCCTCGTGGTCACTGAAGATCATTGGTAGGATATTAGAGGATGCTGTGGATTCCGATCCTGCCAGTGGGCTGCCTAAGCCCAATCCCATGTACCCCAAGTTCTCATCCTTCTTTAAGAGGATTAGTATTGCTCTGGACCCGACACTCTACCCGGAAAGCCCGACAATCATATGGGAGAATTCACGCTCACCAGCACCACAAGAGGGCTTCGAGGTTAAGCGGAAAGGAGACAAGGAGTTCACTGCCAGTATAAGGCTGGAGATGAATTATAACCCTGAAAAGTTTAAATTGTCACCTGCGTTGATGGAGGTTCTTGGGATCGAGGTTGATACACGTGCCAGAATTATCGCTGGGATATGGCAATATGTCAGGGCAAAGAAGTTGCAGAACCCAAGCGATCCCTCCTATTTTACTTGTGatctacctttgaagaaggtgTTCGGAGAAGACAAGATGAAGTTTGCCATGGTGTCACAGAAGATCTGGCAGCATTTGTCTGCTCCACGACCAATTAATTTGGAGCATAGGATCAGGCTTTCAGGGAATGGTGCAGTGAGCAATGCTTGTTATGATGTGCTGGTTGATGTTCCTTTCCCACTCCACAGAGAAACGTCAGCCTTCCTTGCCAACacagagaaacacaaagaaattgAGGCCTGTGATGAAGTCATTTGTGCTTCTATTAAGAAGATTCATGAGCACCGCAGGAGGAGGGCATTCTTTCTTGGGTTCAGTCAATCTCCAGTGGAGTTTATAAATACTTTGATTGCTTCTCAGAGTAGGGACTTGAAGCTTGTTGCTGGGGAAGCAAGTCGTAATGCTGAAAGGGAACATCGTTCTGACTTCTATAACCAACCATG GGTTGAAGATGCTGTCATACGTTATCTAAATCACAAGCCAGCAGCGGGTAATGATGCTCCTGGTAGCACATGA